From Nicotiana tabacum cultivar K326 chromosome 15, ASM71507v2, whole genome shotgun sequence, the proteins below share one genomic window:
- the LOC107824419 gene encoding squamosa promoter-binding-like protein 3, translating into MEWNAKWDWGNLVMFGSEVAKSPKELQLTDWGVEEDGELDAGSFNLSSGGSGSGTGGYVSDVGCGSSIKSSISASTDSSPKEGLKASDFSFDGSPEDLSKKVKPCSRNSPPMEAPVGSVEPLVGLKLGKRTFETIGGAKVSSFPDKHVSSAAAAKKTKSSTQNAPTPRCQVEGCNLDLSSAKEYYRKHRVCENHSKCPKVIIAGVLRRFCQQCSRFHSLSEFDEKKRSCRRRLSDHNARRRKPQQETIQFNSARLSSLFYDSRQPMNLVLNHSNLVQCRAAANSTWESTEETKFSITRGLAPKPERDGSTNGQSLLPGIQFSRAVGAHGNVSSCLLLPSKGHTAEVFNRGAKESMFNMGTGPEFPRALSLLSTNSWGSSEPETVSLNHPTHANQSSMPEQMMQAIPQGVPLLSCEYWQGDGQPSSDPRDHTLAANSHAGGSFQGIELFKPPFDTDFYLNALN; encoded by the exons ATGGAGTGGAATGCAAAGTGGGACTGGGGAAACCTGGTAATGTTTGGTTCAGAGGTCGCCAAAAGTCCAAAAGAACTACAATTAACagattggggagttgaagaagaTGGAGAACTTGATGCTGGATCCTTCAATTTGTCGagtggtggtagtggtagtggtactggtggttatGTCTCTGATGTTGGGTGTGGTTCTTCGATCAAGAGCTCAATATCAGCTTCTACTGACTCTTCACCAAAGGAGGGCTTGAAAGCATCCGACTTTTCTTTCGATGGCTCTCCTGAGGATCTTAGTAAGAAAGTGAAACCTTGCTCTAGAAATTCACCCCCCATGGAGGCTCCAGTAGGCTCTGTTGAACCACTTGTAGGTCTGAAACTTGGTAAGCGGACATTTGAGACCATCGGTGGTGCTAAGGTTTCATCCTTCCCCGATAAACACGTATCATCTGCTGCAGCAGCAAAGAAAACAAAATCATCTACTCAGAATGCACCAACTCCACGCTGTCAGGTTGAAGGCTGCAACCTTGATCTTTCATCAGCTAAAGAATATTACCGGAAGCATCGAGTTTGTGAAAATCATTCCAAATGCCCAAAGGTCATTATAGCAGGTGTATTACGCCGCTTTTGTCAACAGTGTAGCAG GTTCCATAGCTTGTCTGAATTTGATGAAAAGAAGAGAAGCTGCCGCAGGAGGCTCTCTGATCACAATGCACGACGCCGCAAACCACAGCAGGAAACCATCCAGTTCAACTCGGCAAGGCTTTCTTCATTGTTTTATG ATAGCAGGCAACCTATGAATCTTGTGCTCAACCATTCCAACCTGGTTCAGTGTAGAGCTGCTGCAAATTCTACCTGGGAAAGCACTGAAGAAACTAAGTTCAGTATAACAAGAGGATTAGCTCCAAAGCCTGAAAGAGATGGCAGTACAAATGGGCAGTCATTATTGCCAGGGATCCAGTTTTCACGGGCCGTGGGTGCACACGGTAATGTATCTAGCTGCTTGCTCTTGCCCTCCAAGGGCCACACAGCCGAGGTTTTCAATCGAG GTGCCAAGGAATCCATGTTCAATATGGGTACAGGACCGGAATTTCCTCGTGCTCTCTCTCTTCTGTCAACTAATTCATGGGGTTCATCCGAGCCTGAGACTGTTTCACTGAACCACCCAACACATGCAAATCAGAGCAGCATGCCCGAGCAGATGATGCAGGCAATTCCACAAGGTGTGCCGCTTCTGTCCTGTGAATACTGGCAGGGTGATGGACAACCTTCATCCGATCCTCGTGACCATACATTGGCTGCTAATAGTCATGCTGGTGGTAGCTTTCAGGGAATCGAACTGTTCAAACCTCCATTTGACACTGATTTTTATCTCAATGCATTGAACTGA
- the LOC107824418 gene encoding ranBP2-type zinc finger protein At1g67325, with product MSQVDNRNSSAAKRARTDGGRREDDWTCPSCGNVNFSFRTTCNMRNCTQSRPADHNSKSAVRPMQAPQSYSPSAAYVGSGAPSSMYMGVAPYGGSLFNGPSMPAYDVPFSGGSAYHYNIGSRLSGGSPYRPLHFSAPPPYTGGSVIGNGGMYGVPPHMDRYGLALPMAPAGMAPRPGFYPEENSQKKDGTRDNDWKCPKCGNVNFSFRTVCNMRKCNTPKPGSQVSKSGKNTKPETPEGSWKCEKCNNINYPFRTKCNRQNCGAEKPSESKKSPSQSDDENDQ from the exons ATGTCTCAG GTTGATAACAGAAATTCTTCTGCTGCCAAACGTGCCCGAACTGACG GTGGCCGTAGGGAAGATGACTGGACATGTCCGAGCTGTGGGAATGTCAATTTCTCCTTCAGAACCACGTGCAATATGCGCAATTGTACTCAGTCTAGGCCTGCAGATCACAACTCA AAATCTGCAGTTAGACCAATGCAAGCTCCACAGAGCTATTCACCCTCTGCTGCATATGTTGGGTCTGGTGCACCCTCTTCAATGTATATGGGGGTAGCACCTTATGGTGGTTCTCTGTTCAATGGACCATCCATGCCAGCCTATGACGTTCCATTTTCTGGGGGTTCAGCTTATCATTACAATATTGGGAGCCGCCTTTCTGGGGGCAGCCCATACCGCCCACTGCATTTCTCTGCTCCACCTCCTTACACTGGTGGGTCTGTGATTGGAAATG GTGGGATGTATGGTGTGCCACCACATATGGACCGATACGGTTTGGCATTGCCAATGGCCCCTGCTGGCATG GCACCAAGGCCGGGTTTTTATCCTGAAGAAAATTCTCAAAAGAAAG ATGGAACACGTGATAATGACTGGAAATGTCCTAAATGTGGAAATGTCAACTTTTCTTTTAGAACAGTTTGTAACATGAGGAAGTGCAACACTCCAAAGCCTGGTTCTCAG GTTTCCAAATCGGGGAAGAATACTA AGCCAGAAACGCCAGAGGGAAGCTGGAAAtgtgagaaatgcaacaacataAACTATCCTTTTCGGACCAAGTGTAACAGACAGAATTGCGGTGCAGAGAAACCATCTGAGTCCAAAAAGTCTCCTTCACAATCAGATGATGAGAATGATCAG TGA